A window from Citrus sinensis cultivar Valencia sweet orange chromosome 3, DVS_A1.0, whole genome shotgun sequence encodes these proteins:
- the LOC102610900 gene encoding protein SHORT-ROOT-like, whose amino-acid sequence MDITLFSPKGTHSHHFFSLSNQQLQQSNGDQIALDMQTNNNNNIQPQNSCHTSTSRSSDSGEPCADTTGGNKWASKLLKECARAISDKDSSKIHHLLWMLNELASPYGDCDQKLASYFLQALFCKATESGQRCYKTLTSVAEKSHSFDSARKLILKFQEVSPWTTFGHVASNGAILEALDGETKLHIIDMSNTLCTQWPTLLEALATRNDETPHLKLTVVVTASLVRLVMKEIGQRMEKFARLMGVPFEFKVITGLNRLVELTKGTLGVKEDEAVAVNCIGALRRVAVEERGAVIQMFQSLKPKVVTIVEEEADLTSSRYDFVKCFEECLRFYTLYFEMLEESFVPTSNERLMLERECSRDIVRVLACDDDNNSSNNGNGDREEEECERRERGSQWAEKLKEAAFSPVGFSDDVVDDVKALLKRYRAGWGLVLPQGDDNTSGIYLTWKEEPVVWASAWKP is encoded by the coding sequence ATGGACATAACTCTTTTTTCTCCAAAAGGAACACACTCTCATCACTTCTTCTCTTTATCAAACCAGCAGCTGCAGCAAAGCAATGGTGATCAGATAGCTTTAGACATGCaaaccaacaacaacaacaatattcAGCCACAAAACAGCTGCCACACATCGACTAGCCGGTCATCGGACTCCGGTGAGCCGTGTGCAGACACGACGGGTGGCAACAAATGGGCATCAAAGCTTCTTAAGGAGTGTGCTAGAGCCATCTCTGACAAGGACTCTAGCAAAATCCATCATCTTCTATGGATGTTAAATGAGTTGGCTTCCCCTTACGGAGATTGTGATCAGAAATTAGCTTCGTATTTCTTGCAAGCTCTTTTTTGTAAGGCTACTGAATCAGGGCAAAGATGCTACAAAACCCTAACTTCAGTTGCAGAAAAGAGCCACTCCTTTGATTCAGCtagaaaattgattctcaaattCCAAGAGGTAAGCCCTTGGACTACTTTTGGTCATGTAGCTTCAAACGGTGCAATTTTGGAAGCcttggatggagagaccaaaCTTCACATAATTGATATGAGCAACACACTTTGTACTCAATGGCCTACTTTGTTAGAAGCTTTGGCTACCAGAAATGATGAGACACCTCACTTGAAGCTCACTGTTGTGGTAACTGCTAGCCTTGTTAGATTGGTCATGAAGGAAATAGGTCAAAGGATGGAGAAGTTTGCTAGGTTAATGGGTGTGCCCTTTGAATTCAAAGTGATAACTGGATTGAACCGCTTAGTTGAGCTCACAAAGGGAACACTAGGTGTCAAAGAAGATGAAGCTGTCGCGGTGAATTGTATCGGTGCCTTGAGAAGAGTTGCTGTAGAGGAAAGAGGTGCTGTGATCCAGATGTTTCAATCCCTTAAGCCAAAAGTTGTGACAATCGTTGAGGAAGAAGCTGATCTTACAAGCTCTAGATATGACTTTGTGAAGTGCTTTGAAGAGTGCCTTAGATTCTATACATTGTATTTTGAGATGCTAGAAGAGAGCTTTGTCCCAACCAGCAATGAAAGATTGATGTTGGAGAGGGAATGTTCAAGAGACATAGTTAGGGTTTTGGCttgtgatgatgataataatagtagtaataatgGTAATGGTgatagagaagaagaagaatgtgAGAGAAGGGAGAGAGGAAGCCAATGGGCTGAGAAGCTGAAAGAAGCTGCTTTTTCACCAGTTGGATTTAGTGATGATGTTGTTGATGATGTTAAGGCATTGCTTAAGAGATACCGAGCTGGATGGGGACTTGTGCTTCCACAAGGAGATGATAATACATCAGGGATTTACTTAACATGGAAAGAAGAACCTGTAGTATGGGCTTCAGCATGGAAACCCTAA